The Triticum dicoccoides isolate Atlit2015 ecotype Zavitan chromosome 6A, WEW_v2.0, whole genome shotgun sequence genome has a window encoding:
- the LOC119316292 gene encoding transcription factor IBH1-like 1: protein MRGPGGSSTKAFKQGFLRSFLLSLRSCGNGAMGLQERKRAVRSSADIAMATTRGNGAMWPQALLAAASSSSSPSWSRRLPAAATAKATTRRKKVARRCCPQRRTTASSGEIARRLVRKRTKVLRGMVPGGELLDGASLLREAVDYVVHLRAQVAVLRRVSNAMQQRPSSHHHMAGAVAPAPPVQLKTETTGAAQASDGNQE from the exons ATGCGGGGACCTGGCGGCAGCAGCACCAAGGCCTTCAAGCAGGGGTTCCTCAGGAGCTTCCTCCTGAGCCTGAGATCCTGCGGGAACGGCGCCATGGGCCTGCAAGAAAGGAAGCGCGCCGTCCGGTCGTCCGCCGACATCGCCATGGCCACCACCCGCGGCAACGGAGCCATGTGGCCGCAGGCCCTTCTAGCAGCAGCATCGTCATCATCTTCGCCGTCGTGGAGTAGGCGGTTGCCGGCTGCAGCCACGGCGAAGGCGACGACGAGGCGGAAGAAGGTGGCGAGGAGGTGCTGTCCCcagaggaggacgacggcgagcaGCGGCGAGATCGCGAGGAGGCTGGTGAGGAAGCGGACCAAGGTGCTGCGGGGGATGGTgcccggcggcgagctcctcgacGGCGCCTCGCTGCTCCGCGAGGCCGTGGACTACGTCGTCCACCTGCGCGCGCAGGTCGCCGTGCTCCGCCGCGTCTCCAACGCCATGCAACAGAGACCGTCGTCCCACCACCACATGGCAG GGGCTGTTGCACCTGCACCGCCAGTGCAGTTGAAAACAGAGACGACCGGAGCGGCTCAAGCCTCGGATGGAAACCAAGAATAG